A window of Candidatus Nitrospira allomarina genomic DNA:
AATTGCGCAGAAGGCGCTTCAACTTCATTTTGATTAGTTCTCCGCTAAACCGGAAATAGTAAGAGAGGTGCGTAGGATGTAACGTTATGGCTTTTTTTTGCAACTTCCAGGCATGACTTTCTCCCTGAAAAAAGCTACTGTCAGCCCATTCGGCATAAATTTTGGCCTTGCGTATTTTGTAGCTATCAGAAGAATATTCATTTCGGTACATTCGCAACAATTGAAATTGTGCCCCATATTCCTTTCTCAGGCTTCCATGGCTCCTTGAGTGTTTAAGGACCCGATACTGACCAACATATTTAGACGATAAGTAAATTTTTGTTTTTCCTGCAGCCCGGATCCACAAATCATAGTCTTCTGCTTTGAGGTCTTTGTTCCCAGGCTGGAATCCCCCAATTTCCTGAAAAATTTCTTTCCTGATTAGAGAGGTCGACATCCCTATCAAATTGCCTTCCATTAGTAAGACCTGCTTGAGATTCCTGGGCTGATCATACAGGTCTGAAGGTTTTTGACCAGAATCAAGTGTTCGACCCAGTTCATCAATTTTCTCCATGAAACCAGCGACAACCCCGACACAAGGATGTCGTTTCACAATATCCATTTGCCACTCAAGTTTCCGTGGAAACCAAATATCATCTGCATCACAAAAAGCCACATAGCTCCCGAGACTCCATTCGACTCCCACATTCCGGGCAATGGCTACACCCTGGTTCTCCTGGTGAATGCATTGAATTTGATGGGCATATTCCTCCAGAATTTTCAGAGAAGAATCTGTAGACCCATCATTCACGGCAATAATTTCAAATGGGGTATAAGTTTGACCTAAAATCGATTCAAGAGTTTCACGCAAAAATTTGGCAGCATTATAGACAGGGACAATAACTGACACTAAGGGGAAACTTGCCAATGAATATGAATGTGAAGTCATTTTTGCTTAGGATTAAGGCGGATTTCTGGCCACGTGGATCACCTGTATTCGCTTATCCCGACCTGGGTTCACGCTAAAGATTCCGGAAACATTATTACCAAGTGCCTCCTGTACCCATTCAGTCAGAATCTTTTGGTATCTTGGTGTGGCCAAAATCCACACACCTCCCTTCCCATCCTGCACCGCCTTTTGTACGGTGTCCTTATTATGCAGAATTAAATTTCCCCACCGGTCTTTCATTCCTCGGGCCTGGGAATTCTCCCTAAATAAGGAGGACTGATCGTCATAAAATATGTAATTCTCATGAGTAAGATAAAATGACGAAGAAGGGACGGCATTAACAATCAGATCGCCAGCCTTCCAAGCTTCATTTATATAGTCGGCAGGACCTCTAACATCGGATCGCTGATAGTAGTGAACCGAAACTTCTTCGGAAACGTTCATCCGAAAATTCACTTCCGCTTTTCCGATATTCATAATATGGGCGAAAGAGAAGTCTTCCGAGCAGAGCAATAATCCAAATGACAAAAGTACTACCGCAAACTTAGGTACTCTTCCCAAAAATGCATTTGGAGATAGCGTATGATCCAGCCACGTTTTCCCTGCCAGCGCGCCTTCAAACCACAAGAGAAGAATCAAGGGATAAAGGAAAAATGAATATCTTGTGGAGTTGTACATCGTATTGATCACTCCCAAGATTAGGATACAACTAACTAACACCAAAAGAAGAAAGTGTTCAGTCACAAATTGTTGGGAATTTCTTCGACCCCACAACACCAGCAAACCGAAAAGACATGAAAGCGTCATTAAATAGGGCATCACATCAAGCCAGAGAAAGACAAACTCCTCCATCACTCTTGGATAATGAAAGACAATGGCAAAAATCTTATGGAGAGATAGGCTTTCTGCTTCGTGTAAAACAATATTGCCGGTAGTCGCGAGAACCCCAACGGTGAGCCAAAAACCAAGGCATGAAACCAGGAATATTGCAAAACTCCTTTCAAGAGACTTTCGGAAAACCAACCGTGGATCAAGGATTTGAGTGAAATACGAAACAAGCAGAATGCCCGCCACGACTCCAAACAACTGCAATAGGCCGGATCCAATTAACGCTAAGGCAATGGATTTTTGCCGCCAATCCCATAAAGAATTTTTCATTCCCATATAGGCGAGTCCTATACCCATCAGAAGAAGTGCCACATACCCCACACCCCAAAGGTCTCCTCGCAGAAAGACAGACTCCCATAAGGAAATGTCCGGAAGGAGAAGAATGCCTCCCCCATTATGAGGAAGAACGAATCCTTCGGGGTACTCGCTTCCCGAATTTCCAGAAAAAAGCCACGACCACATCTTCGGAGAAACAATATTCAAAAGAAGAATGGCGCTAGCCCAACCCCCATACCGAAACTGTTTTTCAAGGCTTACCTCTCGAAACAATAGGGGCAGGAACAACAAGCAAGCCATGAAAATCGCACCCTCATAAATGACGGTGCTAATGGAGGCAATGACATAGGACCAAATAATTGCCCGCTTTCGTCCAAGAAAAAATCCTTCATAAAAAAAATAAAGAAACCAAAGAAATGCACATTGAAACATAGAATACATTCGGGCAAATCGAGCAAATTCCACTTCCCAAATTGAAACACAGAAAAAGCCTACTAGGAGAAACGCTCCTGCGTTTCCAATTCGCTTTCTACCCAACAAAAAGAGAGGGGGGATCGTTAACAGATTAAACAGGACTGCTGGCAATCGAAGTGCATATTCATTTAGCCCGAATAGACCGGCACTTGCTGCTTCAAAGTACTGAAAGAGCAAACCTCGCCAATACATGCCACCACTGGGATATATTGGGATCCCCTTTTGCTGAATCAGTTCAACCGATTTGGCGATATAAAATTCATCCACAGCCAGACACCAACTGCCTAACGCATCAAACCGGGCCAAGATTCCGACAAAAAAGCCGACAAGACAAAAAATGGCACAACCTAATTCACTT
This region includes:
- a CDS encoding glycosyltransferase family 2 protein → MTSHSYSLASFPLVSVIVPVYNAAKFLRETLESILGQTYTPFEIIAVNDGSTDSSLKILEEYAHQIQCIHQENQGVAIARNVGVEWSLGSYVAFCDADDIWFPRKLEWQMDIVKRHPCVGVVAGFMEKIDELGRTLDSGQKPSDLYDQPRNLKQVLLMEGNLIGMSTSLIRKEIFQEIGGFQPGNKDLKAEDYDLWIRAAGKTKIYLSSKYVGQYRVLKHSRSHGSLRKEYGAQFQLLRMYRNEYSSDSYKIRKAKIYAEWADSSFFQGESHAWKLQKKAITLHPTHLSYYFRFSGELIKMKLKRLLRNFQEMISFRKDMR
- a CDS encoding glycosyltransferase family 39 protein; the protein is MNFSLASSPGVSISKSELGCAIFCLVGFFVGILARFDALGSWCLAVDEFYIAKSVELIQQKGIPIYPSGGMYWRGLLFQYFEAASAGLFGLNEYALRLPAVLFNLLTIPPLFLLGRKRIGNAGAFLLVGFFCVSIWEVEFARFARMYSMFQCAFLWFLYFFYEGFFLGRKRAIIWSYVIASISTVIYEGAIFMACLLFLPLLFREVSLEKQFRYGGWASAILLLNIVSPKMWSWLFSGNSGSEYPEGFVLPHNGGGILLLPDISLWESVFLRGDLWGVGYVALLLMGIGLAYMGMKNSLWDWRQKSIALALIGSGLLQLFGVVAGILLVSYFTQILDPRLVFRKSLERSFAIFLVSCLGFWLTVGVLATTGNIVLHEAESLSLHKIFAIVFHYPRVMEEFVFLWLDVMPYLMTLSCLFGLLVLWGRRNSQQFVTEHFLLLVLVSCILILGVINTMYNSTRYSFFLYPLILLLWFEGALAGKTWLDHTLSPNAFLGRVPKFAVVLLSFGLLLCSEDFSFAHIMNIGKAEVNFRMNVSEEVSVHYYQRSDVRGPADYINEAWKAGDLIVNAVPSSSFYLTHENYIFYDDQSSLFRENSQARGMKDRWGNLILHNKDTVQKAVQDGKGGVWILATPRYQKILTEWVQEALGNNVSGIFSVNPGRDKRIQVIHVARNPP